The following are encoded together in the Vigna unguiculata cultivar IT97K-499-35 chromosome 2, ASM411807v1, whole genome shotgun sequence genome:
- the LOC114174681 gene encoding chaperone protein dnaJ 13, whose protein sequence is MAERNESQDNRELYALLNLSPDASDEEIRKAYRQWAQAYHPDKYQAPHMKDIATENFQRICEAYEILSDPHKRQIYDIYGMEGLTSGLELGPTLNGAEEIKAELERLKRMKEREKLAAHFLPSGTILANMSLPRYSDGGGLLVGMAMTSEVQSHISKRNAFTIGGNLAVNGGEGGGAANALFRHQLSEVSSVEFVASVGLRALVGVQTTRNLSSHSTATMGVAMSLRDGSLNLSNLWSRQLSETASGHIELNLGQQSSIAVGWQKKDERRSASGELKFGTGLFEAAVHCTHRFSPKSLGCIAGRVGSSSLEIEVGGGRKLSKFSSVRWLYVIGIQGISWKFELYRGGQKIILPILLTRHLNPVFATGAFFIPASLYFGLKKFLIKPYYLRRSKQKALEEEKESSAQVKEARAAAEKAQKLQQNVANRKRSKQLETGGLVITRALYGNQIVLSNLRSSSETSFESTSDVIDVTIPLNFLVNDSGQLKLHEGVKKSGIMGFCDPCPGRPKELYVEYVYAGNEFKVWVGDYEELQIPKGSHRI, encoded by the exons ATGGCGGAGCGCAATGAATCACAAGACAACAGAGAACTCTACGCACTTCTCAACTTGTCTCCGGATGCTTCCGATGAAGAAATCCGCAAAGCGTATCGTCAATGGGCGCAAGCTTATCACCCCGATAAGTACCAAGCTCCTCAC ATGAAGGATATTGCCACGGAGAACTTTCAACGCATATGTGAAGCGTATGAGATTCTGTCAGATCCACATAAGAGGCAAATATATGATatctatggtatggaaggtttGACTTCTGGGTTGGAACTTGGTCCAACGCTCAATGGAGCTGAAGAGATCAAGGCAGAATTAGAGAGATTAAAGAGGATGAAGGAAAGGGAAAAATTGGCGGCGCATTTTCTACCTTCTGGTACAATTCTCGCCAATATGTCTTTGCCGCGCTATTCAGACGGTGGTGGCCTCCTCGTAGG AATGGCTATGACAAGTGAAGTCCAGTCTCACATATCCAAGCGCAATGCTTTTACAATTGGTGGTAATTTAGCAGTGAATGGAGGTGAAGGCGGTGGAGCTGCGAATGCTCTATTTAGGCATCAACTTTCAGAAGTTTCGTCAGTAGAGTTTGTGGCTTCAGTTGGTTTGCGTGCACTAGTTGGCGTGCAAACAACTCG TAATTTGTCATCACACTCAACAGCAACAATGGGCGTAGCAATGTCTTTGAGAGATGGTTCATTGAATCTTTCAAATTTGTGGTCCCGCCAACTGTCAGAAACAGCAAGTGGACAT ATAGAGCTTAATTTGGGACAGCAATCATCTATAGCTGTTGGGTGGCAAAAGAAAGATGAGAGAAGGTCTGCATCTGGAGAATTAAAG TTTGGCACAGGTTTGTTTGAAGCAGCAGTTCATTGTACACATCGTTTTTCTCCTAAATCTCTTGGTTGCATTGCGGGAAGAGTTGGGAG TTCTTCCCTCGAGATTGAAGTTGGTGGTGGTAGGAAGTTATCCAAATTCAGCTCAGTACGGTGGTTGTATGTAATAGGAATTCAG GGCATTTCCTGGAAATTTGAACTCTATCGTGGGGGTCAGAAGATAATTCTTCCA ATTTTGCTGACAAGGCATCTTAACCCTGTGTTTGCTACTGGAGCATTTTTCATTCCTGCATCTCTTTACTTTGGTTTAAAG AAGTTTCTTATTAAACCTTATTACCTGAGAAGGAGTAAGCAGAAGGCTctggaggaggagaaggaaaGTTCTGCTCAG GTTAAGGAAGCAAGGGCTGCAGCAGAGAAAGCTCAGAAATTACAACAAAATGTGGCTAATAGGAAAAGAAGCAAGCAATTAGAAACAGGTGGACTGGTTATTACGAGAGCACTGTATGGAAATCAGATAGTTTTGAGCAACTTAAGGTCATCAAGTGAAACAAGTTTTGAATCAACTTCTGATGTCATTGATGTTACGATACCTCTGAATTTTCTTGTTAATGATTCTGGCCAACTCAAG CTTCATGAAGGTGTGAAAAAATCAGGCATTATGGGTTTCTGTGATCCATGTCCAGGGAGACCTAAAGAGTTGTATGTAGAGTACGTTTATGCTGGCAATGAATTCAAG GTTTGGGTTGGTGATTATGAAGAATTACAGATCCCCAAGGGCAGCCACAGGATATAA
- the LOC114173180 gene encoding bifunctional adenosine 5'-phosphosulfate phosphorylase/adenylylsulfatase HINT4 produces the protein MAGAIPSCVFCAIAAKSTSDNTLLHSDDKVVAFQDINPSAFRHYLVVPVAHIPTVKDLQRKTDDHSLVNHMLEVGKTLLLRDAPQCQQYRFGFHQPPLNTVNHLHLHCLALPYTPRWRSIKYLSFGPLGFIEAEKFLEKIKPLSTFQ, from the exons ATGGCGGGAGCTATTCCGTCCTGTGTTTTCTGTGCGATTGCCGCCAAATCCACCTCTGACAATACTCTTCTTCATTCC GACGATAAGGTGGTCGCATTTCAGGACATTAATCCTTCCGCTTTCAG GCATTACTTAGTAGTTCCTGTGGCGCACATTCCTACTGTTAAagatcttcagagaaaaactgATGACCATTCTTTGG TGAATCATATGTTAGAGGTGGGGAAAACGTTATTACTAAGAGATGCGCCTCAGTGCCAGCAGTACAG ATTTGGCTTTCATCAGCCTCCGCTGAACACTGTTAACCACCTACACCTCCATTGTTTAGCGCTACCTTATACACCCAG ATGGCGATCAATAAAATACTTATCTTTTGGACCACTTGGCTTCATTGAAGCGGAGAAGTTTCTGGAAAAGATAAAGCCATTGTCCACATTTCAATGA